Proteins encoded together in one Terriglobus saanensis SP1PR4 window:
- a CDS encoding BON domain-containing protein translates to MKKSMKLLSGVFALSLGLFAAPTLRAQDKIADTQIQEEVAKALSNKRFSAVQSNVKNGMVTLTGSVDVYSVKEDADHRVHRQKGVTAVRNMIEVSSSSKLSDTELRDKLAEKLSYDRVGYGTTAFNSFTIGVQDGVVTLGGVAYGPTDKDSAISVVSNYPGVKDVVDNIEVAPTSPMDDRIRLDVARAVYGFPSLNKYAIDPAKPIRITVISGNVTLTGVVNNQADKDAAGIRANSVGGVFKVTNSLQVAGQKQD, encoded by the coding sequence CATGAAGTTATTGAGTGGTGTTTTTGCCTTGTCCCTTGGATTGTTCGCAGCGCCTACGTTGCGTGCCCAGGATAAGATCGCTGACACGCAGATCCAGGAAGAGGTCGCGAAGGCCCTTTCGAACAAGCGGTTCAGCGCTGTGCAGAGCAACGTAAAGAACGGCATGGTGACATTGACCGGATCCGTCGACGTATACAGCGTGAAGGAAGATGCGGACCATCGCGTGCATCGGCAGAAGGGTGTGACGGCTGTCCGAAACATGATTGAAGTCAGCAGTTCGTCCAAGCTTTCGGATACCGAGCTCCGCGACAAACTGGCGGAGAAGCTGTCTTACGACCGCGTAGGCTATGGCACGACGGCCTTCAACTCGTTCACGATCGGCGTGCAGGACGGTGTTGTAACGCTGGGCGGTGTGGCATACGGACCGACGGACAAGGACTCGGCGATCTCAGTTGTGTCGAATTATCCCGGTGTGAAGGACGTTGTGGACAACATCGAAGTCGCGCCGACCTCACCGATGGACGATCGCATCCGTCTGGATGTAGCGCGTGCTGTCTATGGATTCCCGTCGCTCAACAAGTACGCAATCGACCCGGCGAAGCCGATCCGCATTACCGTCATCAGCGGCAATGTGACGCTGACAGGCGTAGTGAATAATCAGGCCGACAAAGATGCTGCCGGAATCCGCGCAAACAGCGTCGGTGGCGTGTTCAAGGTGACGAACTCGCTGCAGGTCGCGGGTCAGAAGCAGGACTGA
- a CDS encoding UbiA-like polyprenyltransferase, whose protein sequence is MTGLWRSTRVTLEMIKWEHSIFALPFALTGAMLAAHGVPELRVLLLIVVCMVSARSAAMAFNRLVDADLDAVNPRTATRAIPAGVLSRRFTGLFTLLMCAVFVAAAGALNKLTLILSPIALAVVLGYSYMKRISRWSHLVLGLALGIAPSAAWIAVRGTLDARIIVLTAAVLLWVGGFDVFYACQDFEHDRKAGLNSIPQAFGLQGAFWIARAMHVGMVALLIWMVPLFGLGTIAEVGVGIVAGLLLYEHSIIAPNDLLRMNAAFFLLNGVISMLYFFSVATDIFWRR, encoded by the coding sequence ATGACAGGGCTTTGGCGAAGCACGCGGGTCACACTGGAGATGATCAAGTGGGAGCATTCGATCTTCGCGTTGCCCTTCGCCTTGACGGGAGCCATGCTTGCCGCACATGGAGTGCCCGAGCTCCGCGTCCTCTTACTCATTGTGGTCTGCATGGTCTCTGCACGGTCGGCGGCGATGGCTTTCAACCGACTGGTGGATGCCGACCTTGACGCAGTGAATCCACGGACGGCGACACGCGCTATTCCAGCAGGTGTTTTGTCCAGACGTTTCACCGGTTTGTTCACGTTGCTCATGTGCGCGGTGTTTGTAGCGGCGGCGGGCGCGCTCAATAAGTTGACGCTGATTCTTTCGCCCATCGCTCTCGCCGTGGTATTGGGATACAGCTACATGAAGCGCATCTCGCGGTGGTCGCACCTGGTGCTGGGTCTTGCACTGGGGATCGCGCCTTCGGCGGCGTGGATTGCAGTACGCGGAACATTGGATGCGCGCATCATTGTGCTCACCGCGGCGGTACTGCTCTGGGTAGGTGGATTCGATGTGTTCTATGCGTGCCAGGACTTCGAGCATGATCGCAAGGCGGGGCTCAACAGCATTCCCCAGGCCTTCGGTCTGCAGGGAGCTTTCTGGATTGCGCGCGCCATGCACGTGGGCATGGTCGCTCTGCTTATATGGATGGTCCCGCTCTTTGGTCTGGGAACGATTGCAGAGGTCGGTGTCGGGATTGTGGCGGGCCTGCTACTTTACGAGCACTCGATCATTGCGCCGAATGATCTGCTTAGAATGAACGCTGCGTTCTTTTTGCTGAACGGGGTGATCTCGATGCTGTATTTCTTCTCAGTCGCTACCGATATCTTCTGGCGGCGCTAA
- a CDS encoding CsbD family protein, whose translation MDIDQIKGKAQNAFGKAEQAVGEAVGSQHLANAGAQDEVKGAAKETWGNVKDTARSVSDTAKTSTAVHEDHTRATGEAHASNLRDKVVSGAEHVRDSVNTKLDEIKEHQAEKREEIRHS comes from the coding sequence ATGGACATCGATCAGATCAAAGGCAAAGCACAGAACGCATTTGGAAAAGCAGAACAGGCCGTAGGCGAAGCCGTCGGCAGTCAGCATCTCGCAAACGCCGGCGCTCAGGACGAGGTCAAAGGCGCCGCCAAAGAGACCTGGGGCAACGTCAAAGATACGGCACGCTCCGTGAGTGACACTGCGAAGACCAGCACAGCGGTTCACGAGGATCACACTCGCGCTACCGGAGAAGCTCACGCCTCCAATCTGCGGGACAAGGTCGTTTCGGGAGCGGAGCACGTCCGCGACTCGGTCAACACCAAACTCGATGAAATTAAAGAGCACCAGGCAGAAAAGCGCGAAGAGATCCGCCACTCTTAG
- a CDS encoding lmo0937 family membrane protein has protein sequence MLWTITVILLVAWLLGLVSGYTVGGWIHILIVLAIISLIFNLISGRRAV, from the coding sequence ATGCTTTGGACGATTACGGTAATTCTTTTAGTTGCGTGGCTACTGGGTCTGGTGAGCGGTTACACCGTGGGTGGATGGATCCACATCCTCATCGTACTTGCGATCATCTCCCTTATCTTCAACCTCATCTCTGGTCGACGCGCAGTTTAG
- a CDS encoding prephenate dehydratase, with protein sequence MRVAIQGEAGSNSHAAVLEMLGEQQVVACALSAEVFDRLAKGEADAAVLPIENSLHGSVAEHYDLLLSHDVVIVAELTLRIRHALIAVPGVRMDEVRRVLSHPVALSQCRRFFAEHPEIEAVPFYDTAGSVKYIVAENLQDAAAIARPNAAEVFGGEVLARDLEDDPQNFTRFFLLVPSAAAERLRPAGEVNKMSVAFAIEHRPGSLVTALQGLADLKVDLTRIESRPVPGQPWEYVFYVDLRFEGDETPDRVVKWLNGHCRMVKELGRYASA encoded by the coding sequence ATGCGTGTGGCGATTCAGGGAGAAGCGGGTTCAAACAGCCATGCTGCGGTGCTGGAAATGTTGGGAGAGCAGCAGGTAGTTGCCTGCGCGCTTTCCGCCGAGGTCTTCGATCGCTTGGCCAAGGGCGAAGCCGATGCTGCCGTTCTGCCGATCGAAAACAGCCTCCACGGATCGGTTGCAGAGCACTACGACCTTCTGCTCTCGCACGATGTTGTGATCGTGGCGGAACTTACCCTGAGAATCCGACACGCCTTGATTGCTGTGCCCGGCGTTCGCATGGACGAGGTGCGACGTGTTCTCTCGCACCCGGTGGCGTTGTCGCAGTGCCGCAGATTTTTCGCGGAACATCCCGAAATCGAAGCCGTGCCTTTTTACGACACGGCCGGAAGTGTGAAATATATCGTCGCGGAAAACCTGCAGGATGCCGCAGCCATTGCCCGCCCCAATGCTGCAGAGGTTTTCGGCGGAGAAGTCCTGGCACGGGACCTCGAGGACGATCCCCAGAACTTCACGCGGTTCTTCCTTCTGGTGCCGTCGGCTGCGGCTGAGCGTCTGCGGCCCGCAGGAGAGGTAAATAAGATGAGCGTTGCCTTCGCCATCGAGCACAGGCCGGGTTCGCTCGTCACTGCATTGCAGGGGTTGGCCGACCTGAAGGTGGACCTGACCCGGATTGAATCGAGGCCAGTTCCGGGGCAGCCTTGGGAGTATGTCTTTTATGTTGATCTACGGTTTGAAGGGGACGAGACCCCGGACCGGGTGGTCAAGTGGCTCAATGGACACTGTCGTATGGTGAAAGAACTTGGACGATACGCATCGGCCTGA
- the lon gene encoding endopeptidase La translates to MPNDFLSVIKPTASDPSKANGLKHAALPVLPVRDTVLFPHAVLPLTVGRESSIQLIQSLGEAKTILVVAQRDARQDQPDSIDLHTVGTLATVHKVVKMPNQSLFVFTEGTERVHLGEFDQLTPFMTAEYETIPELEPSLTPEAEALQRNVVSQFQAIVSASPTLSDDLQTIALNIEEPSRLADFVASSLPFLTTVEKQELLETADVSARLERLNKHLAKELEVQQLRTKIQTEVQDAVQQSQREYYLREQMKAISKELGDGDDSNKDITELKEKIEAAGMPEETKKEALKELSRLQRMNAASPDYSLTRNYIEWLAVLPWAKSSGEEPDIKKAAEFLDEDHYGLTKVKDRILDYLSVRRLKPDMKGPILCFVGPPGVGKTSLGKSIARALGRKFSRISLGGMHDEAEIRGHRRTYIGAMPGQIIQNLKRVETNDPVFMLDEIDKLGRDFRGDPASALLETLDPAQNGTFRDHYLDQPFDLSKVLFICTANQLDPIPAPLLDRMEIIELTGYTEEEKVSIAEKYLVPRQVKENGIEAVEGGEAKIEFSREALGIVARHYTREAGVRKLEQLIGTICRKQARRIAEGKTEKLVVTDAVIQEFLGGYKVRVDTEIAERTKRAGVAVGLAWTPVGGDILFIEANKMKGKGNFQITGQIGDVMKESMQAALTWVRSNAGSLGLDEDVLKDIDLHLHVPAGAIPKDGPSAGVTMATAIVSLLTDMPVHPLLAMTGEITLSGNVLPVGGIKEKFLAARRAGVKTIILPIDVKPNVEEDLTVDQKAGIAIHYASRIEDVLRIALPHSLREAVKDEIVREEVLAATV, encoded by the coding sequence ATGCCAAACGATTTCTTAAGCGTTATCAAACCTACCGCCTCCGATCCAAGCAAAGCCAATGGACTAAAGCATGCCGCTTTACCGGTTCTTCCGGTGCGAGATACGGTTCTCTTCCCCCATGCTGTCTTGCCGCTTACGGTAGGGCGCGAGAGTTCGATCCAATTGATTCAATCACTTGGAGAGGCAAAAACTATCCTGGTAGTCGCGCAGCGCGACGCTCGCCAAGACCAGCCCGACTCCATCGACCTGCATACGGTAGGCACCCTGGCTACCGTGCACAAGGTGGTCAAGATGCCGAACCAGAGCCTCTTTGTCTTTACAGAGGGCACGGAGCGCGTGCATCTGGGCGAGTTCGACCAGCTGACGCCGTTCATGACGGCGGAGTATGAGACCATTCCGGAACTCGAGCCGTCGCTGACGCCCGAAGCTGAGGCTCTCCAGCGGAATGTGGTGTCGCAGTTCCAGGCGATTGTCTCAGCCTCGCCGACCTTGTCGGACGATCTGCAGACGATTGCCCTGAATATCGAAGAACCGAGCCGCTTGGCGGACTTCGTTGCTTCGTCGCTGCCGTTCTTGACGACAGTGGAAAAGCAGGAACTTCTGGAGACGGCGGATGTTTCGGCTCGCCTGGAACGGCTGAACAAGCACCTGGCCAAGGAGCTGGAGGTGCAGCAGTTGCGCACCAAAATCCAGACCGAGGTGCAGGACGCGGTGCAGCAGTCGCAGCGCGAATACTACCTGCGCGAGCAGATGAAGGCCATCAGCAAGGAACTCGGCGATGGGGACGATTCCAACAAGGACATCACGGAGCTGAAGGAGAAGATCGAAGCTGCTGGAATGCCTGAAGAAACGAAGAAGGAAGCCCTGAAGGAGTTGAGCAGATTGCAGCGGATGAATGCGGCTTCGCCGGATTACTCGCTGACGCGCAACTACATTGAATGGCTGGCGGTTCTGCCGTGGGCGAAGAGCTCAGGCGAAGAGCCGGACATCAAGAAGGCGGCGGAGTTCCTCGACGAAGACCACTACGGCTTGACGAAGGTGAAGGACCGCATCCTGGACTACCTTTCTGTGCGTCGGTTGAAGCCGGACATGAAGGGACCGATCCTCTGCTTTGTCGGACCTCCGGGCGTCGGTAAGACCTCGCTTGGAAAGTCCATCGCACGTGCGCTGGGACGGAAGTTCTCACGTATCTCGCTCGGCGGTATGCACGACGAGGCAGAGATCCGTGGACATCGGCGGACGTACATCGGAGCGATGCCGGGACAGATCATCCAGAACCTGAAGCGCGTGGAGACAAACGATCCCGTGTTCATGCTGGACGAGATCGACAAGCTTGGCCGCGACTTCCGTGGCGACCCGGCGAGCGCTCTGCTGGAGACTCTCGATCCGGCCCAGAATGGGACGTTCCGCGATCATTACCTCGATCAGCCATTCGATCTGAGCAAGGTGCTGTTCATCTGCACGGCGAACCAGTTGGATCCGATTCCGGCTCCGCTGCTCGACCGTATGGAGATCATCGAATTGACCGGTTACACGGAAGAGGAGAAGGTCTCGATTGCCGAGAAGTACCTCGTTCCTCGGCAGGTGAAGGAGAACGGGATCGAAGCAGTAGAAGGCGGAGAGGCGAAGATCGAGTTCTCGCGCGAGGCACTGGGCATCGTGGCTCGGCACTACACACGCGAGGCCGGTGTTCGTAAGCTCGAGCAGTTGATCGGAACTATCTGCCGCAAGCAGGCACGTCGCATCGCGGAGGGCAAGACCGAGAAGCTGGTCGTGACCGATGCTGTGATCCAGGAGTTTCTGGGCGGATACAAGGTCCGCGTGGATACGGAGATCGCGGAGCGGACAAAGCGTGCAGGCGTTGCGGTTGGCTTGGCGTGGACCCCGGTCGGCGGCGACATCCTCTTCATCGAAGCGAACAAGATGAAGGGCAAGGGCAACTTCCAGATCACGGGCCAGATTGGCGACGTGATGAAGGAGAGTATGCAGGCGGCGCTGACGTGGGTCCGTTCCAATGCGGGTTCGCTTGGACTAGATGAAGATGTGTTGAAAGACATCGATCTTCATCTGCATGTTCCGGCGGGCGCGATTCCGAAGGATGGACCTTCGGCGGGCGTGACCATGGCAACGGCGATTGTGTCCTTGCTGACGGACATGCCAGTGCATCCTCTGTTGGCGATGACGGGAGAGATTACACTCTCGGGCAATGTGCTCCCGGTAGGTGGCATCAAGGAGAAGTTCCTTGCGGCCAGACGGGCTGGTGTGAAGACGATCATTCTTCCCATCGACGTCAAGCCGAACGTGGAAGAGGACCTGACGGTGGACCAGAAGGCGGGCATTGCGATCCACTACGCTTCGCGGATCGAGGATGTGTTGCGGATCGCTCTGCCGCACAGCCTGCGGGAAGCGGTGAAGGATGAGATCGTTCGCGAAGAAGTTCTCGCGGCGACGGTCTAA
- a CDS encoding MoaD/ThiS family protein, translating into MRVRVLCFGMLRDVLGAEFKLDLPSGSSVARVIERCEERAPQLSTMWPRIAVAVNQAYVSRETGLVDGDEVALLPPVSGGAVSIV; encoded by the coding sequence ATGCGTGTGCGCGTACTTTGTTTTGGAATGTTGCGGGATGTGCTGGGCGCGGAGTTTAAGCTGGATCTGCCTTCCGGATCCAGCGTCGCAAGGGTGATCGAGCGCTGCGAAGAGCGTGCACCTCAGCTTTCGACGATGTGGCCGCGTATCGCGGTGGCGGTGAACCAGGCTTATGTCTCGCGGGAGACTGGGCTCGTGGATGGGGACGAAGTGGCGCTGCTGCCTCCCGTAAGCGGCGGAGCGGTTTCCATCGTCTAA
- a CDS encoding molybdenum cofactor biosynthesis protein MoaE, with the protein MQVELTRTVIDASAVTAALKLGEDGAVCVFDGIVRNNTRGRQTLYLDYSAYEEMALEQMRALAAEAVEKFGVRDVAMVHRLGKLEIGETSILIGVSSAHRGVTFEACRWLIDTLKKTVPIWKKEYFVDGAVWADGEAFPDAIVPAASL; encoded by the coding sequence ATGCAGGTGGAACTGACACGCACGGTAATTGATGCTTCTGCTGTTACGGCGGCGTTGAAGCTGGGCGAGGACGGCGCGGTGTGCGTCTTCGACGGCATCGTGCGCAACAACACGCGCGGGCGGCAGACGCTCTATCTGGACTATTCCGCATATGAAGAAATGGCGCTGGAGCAGATGCGTGCGCTTGCCGCAGAGGCGGTGGAGAAGTTCGGTGTGCGCGATGTCGCGATGGTCCATCGCCTGGGCAAGTTGGAGATCGGCGAGACGAGCATCCTGATTGGCGTATCGAGCGCGCACCGAGGCGTGACGTTCGAGGCTTGCCGGTGGCTGATCGATACCCTCAAGAAGACGGTGCCGATCTGGAAGAAGGAGTACTTTGTCGACGGCGCGGTGTGGGCCGATGGTGAAGCCTTTCCCGATGCAATCGTTCCGGCGGCATCCCTTTGA
- a CDS encoding VWA domain-containing protein, with translation MKLAAVLLAFPLVLAASAQQADVPVLRVETRLVNVPVNATDAMDVPIPDLKQSDFQILEEGKPQKIAIFERQATTPLSMVMAIDTSESVITQFQTERDAAKRFVKQMLREQDEMDLISFSDTVDEIVPFTNDAGRMNAGIGNLHKGDATSLYDAIYLASQRLTEAKRDATRRKILVIVTDGGNTTKGMRYQQAVEAAERAGAAIYPIIMVPIEADAGRNTGGEHALIQMAQDTGGKYFYVLDKHDLDKAFAHLSDDLRTQYLLGYYAPPRHRDDGFRTINVHLTDAARAATAKLRYKSGYFADGR, from the coding sequence TTGAAGCTCGCTGCCGTACTCCTCGCTTTTCCGCTCGTACTGGCTGCTTCCGCGCAGCAGGCGGACGTACCTGTGTTGCGTGTCGAAACGCGGCTGGTGAATGTGCCGGTGAACGCAACGGATGCGATGGATGTCCCGATTCCCGATCTGAAACAAAGTGATTTTCAGATCCTGGAAGAGGGCAAACCGCAGAAGATCGCCATCTTTGAACGGCAGGCGACGACGCCGCTTTCGATGGTGATGGCGATCGATACCTCCGAGAGCGTAATTACGCAGTTCCAGACGGAGCGCGACGCGGCGAAGCGGTTTGTGAAGCAGATGTTGCGCGAACAGGATGAGATGGACCTGATCTCGTTCTCGGACACGGTGGATGAGATCGTTCCGTTCACCAATGACGCGGGCCGCATGAACGCTGGCATTGGAAATCTCCACAAAGGCGATGCGACTTCACTCTACGACGCGATCTATCTGGCTTCGCAGCGATTGACCGAGGCGAAGCGCGATGCGACGCGGCGCAAAATCCTTGTGATTGTGACCGACGGCGGCAACACGACGAAGGGCATGCGCTACCAGCAGGCAGTGGAGGCTGCGGAGCGCGCTGGGGCTGCGATCTACCCGATCATCATGGTGCCGATTGAAGCCGACGCTGGCCGCAACACCGGCGGCGAGCACGCCCTGATCCAGATGGCGCAGGACACGGGCGGAAAGTATTTTTACGTGCTGGACAAGCACGATCTGGACAAGGCCTTCGCGCACCTCTCGGACGATCTGCGGACGCAGTATCTGCTGGGGTATTACGCGCCACCCCGCCACAGGGATGACGGCTTTCGCACGATCAACGTGCATCTGACCGACGCGGCACGGGCTGCGACGGCCAAGCTACGGTACAAGTCGGGCTACTTCGCCGACGGACGCTGA